Below is a window of Trichocoleus desertorum ATA4-8-CV12 DNA.
ATAAAAAGCTCAAGTTACGCAAGGCTATGGCGGACAACACTCTCAGCCATGAATTAGATTTGCAGGAGACACCGAATGAGTCAGAAGAGGAGCGTCGGCAGAAATTAAAAGCAGCCGTTGAGAATGATGATTGGAGTGGTGTGGTTGAGTCTTGATGTCCCCTTTGCTATTCCTTAAATAGGCCTAGAGCAAAGATTTCAGGGAGAGCGGGATCGGCAACTAAGCGAGGTCATCAAATGAGTAATCTCGCCAGTCTGTCACAGGTTGATAGCCAATCATCTGATAGATGTGATTAGAGGTAGGATTTGCCAAATCTGTGAACAAGAAACAGGAATGATATCCCTGCTCAAGGAGTTGCTGACTCAAGGCAGCGACACAGGCAGTCGCATATCCTTTTCCTCGATGTTCAGGTGGGGTGTAAACAGGGCCAATTGTAGCGCCATGCGGGGTTGAAGGACGACCACAAGCTAGAGAAACAGGAGCTTGGTCTTGCCAGAGATAAGCCACTCCTCGCTGTATTTGGCGTTCCGTCATTTTCTCGGGATCTTCCTCCAGCGTCCTGAATACTTCCATCTGGAAGTCATGGTTCCATTGCACCAAGAGGTCGCGATCGCTCTCCGTCGCCTGCCGTAGATACCCTGATGCTTGAGCGACAGGCTGGACTATTTGCAGTTGATGCACTCGCAGGTTAAGGGACACTTTATAGGGTTGCTGTGTCAAAGCCTCCCAGGCAGAGGCAAAAGCTTGCGCTTCCGCTACTAAACTCAGCACTCCAGGCAAAGACTTCTGGTGTTGGTAGATGTCTTGAGCAATTAGTTCAGCAGCTTGCAAATCAGCCATCTTAGATAGCACTAACTTGCGCGGAGGTGTCCGCATTGCTACGGCAACAACTTGATCATCTACTTCTACCGTTGCCAAGTAGAGCGGAAATGGATAACGCTTGGGATGATGTACCAAAGTGTTAGTAATGGCAAACAGCAAGCTGTGATCGGCTTCATAACTGATCAAATAGTCTTTGCTATGCTCATAAAATTGCTTGGCATCCTGAAACCGTTGGAGTTGCATGATCGACTCCTGAATGGAGCTGTCTACAAAATCGTTAAGTACTCTGATGGAATATGATCCACCAGCCAAACGCCATTTTCCGCACAGAAAAAGAGATACCCTGCTTGATGTATTGCCGCTGCATCGATCGCAAACACCACCGGACGACCGTGTCTAGCACCCACTTTTCGAGCTGTTTCCACATCCTGGGAGAGGTGAACATGATGCCGAGACATTTTGTGCAGACCTGATTGCAGAATCATCTCTACTGCGCGATCGCCCGTCCCGTGATACAAAATATCCGGCGGCAACTGCGGCTCTAGTTGCAGATCTACTTCCACACTATGACCCTGATTGGCCCGGATTAGCTCACCTGTGGAGTCGAAAGAGAAGCGCTTCTTATCACTTGTCGCCACGACTGCTTCTAGTTCCTCACGACTGATTGGGAACTGATGCTGAGCGCAGGCTGTGAGCAATTCATCGACAGCAACCCAACCACCCGCACCGAGAGCCAAATTTAGGCGTTCTGGTTGATGACGGAGATGTTTGCTGAGGTATTTGCTGACTTTGACTAGGCGATCGCGGTTCATTTAGACAAATCGGTGCACGAACTCATGAATCAAATCTACTTTGGCAATCGGCTCTGAGGATCAATGCTTTTGCTAATTTCATTGATTTTCACCTCCTTACACACATTAGAAATCTAGCGATCGCTCATCTCTAATGCACGGCGAGCGCGATCGCTTTTGTTTTTGAGTTAATCAATATTATAATACAGTTTACACTACATTGTAATACACGTCAAGTCAAAAAAGCTGAGAGAGCCTGATAGAACGCAGCAATATCAGCACTATCTGGTAATCCAGCAACTTGACCGTCACCGAGTTCTACAATCATCCAGTCACCATTTAGGCGCTTGGCTACATCCATTGTGAAGAAACGACTTTGTACGGCCTGAGCCACTTCACAGAATTGCGTCATGGGTGGACAGATTTCTGCATAATTTCCTTCATCCCAATATTTGTTCACATAAACTGGTTCAGCATCCAAGAAAAAGAGACGAAATTCTTGAGTCAGCGGCATGCCACTTTTGGAGTGGGTGGTTAGAGGCTCAAAGTCTACAAATTCTCGAAACACTAAGCCTTCATTCAACCCTGTTTCTTGGAGTTGCAGAAACCGACGTACGACTCGTTCCACAACGGTTTTATCGGATGCTTGCGGAATGTAGCAAGCCTCATGCCATTCATGTTTCCTCGATTTCACAAAGTCTTTGAGGATAAGCGGGCGATCGCCAAAATCACGCAGTAAAGACATGACTATATCCATGTCCAATTCTCCATTGAGCGTTAGCCACACAGATTTGGGTGTGCAAGGCGCAATGATGGAGTAAGACTCTGGCAAATAATGACAATGCTTGTAAGCAGTCGCGTCATTCAGCAACCGAACTCCCCGCTGTGCCAGTGCCTCAAATAGTTGCTGATACTGAGTGGGTGTTAGCATCCAGCCTCGATAGAGCCCCATTTGTTCGGTGGGCTGTACGGGCACCTTGCGAACTGCTTTCCCAGGGTTCTGTTCATTCACTAATGCTTCAAAGTCAATCAGAGCAGGCTGAAACCCAAGGCTCTTCACAGCCTCGCACTCCGTCACATAGTCACAATCAGGTTGGCGAATATCAAACGGATCAGCACAAAAAATAAACTGCATAGGAGATCTCTAATTACGCAAGCAATTCTCGATAAAAGTTCGTTGGGTCGCCAGGAAGGTAGGTTGTCGGCTGCAAAGCTTGATTGTTTAATCGCAAGGCTTTGGTGATGCCGATCTGGCTGAGAAAATCGAGGTCATGGGAGATCACCCACAGAGCACCCTGATATTGATTCAGCGCTGTAATCATTGGCTCCACAGTAACAGTATCTAGATTATTGGTGGGTTCATCCAAAATCAATAAATCTACTGCTGAGATACTAATCATCGCGATCGCCAGTCGAGCCAGTTCGCCACCACTCAACCCAGCAGCAGATTGATACACCGTTTCATTGAAAAAGAGAAAATGTCCCAGTTGTTGGCGGAGCAATTGGTAGCTCAGTTGGGGATTGGCTGCTTGCATATTCTCTAAGACGGTTTTCTGGCGATCGACTACGCCATAAGTTTGATCCAGATAAACTACTCGTAGGTCTGGCGCTAGCCGCACTTCTCCTGCCTCTAGAACTGCCTCTGTTCCTGCCAATCCCAGAATCGCTTTCACTAAACTTGATTTACCAGAACCATTGGCTCCCAAGATAGTAACTCGATCGCCTGTTTTTACGTGTAGTTGAATGTTTTTGATCAAAGTGCGATCGCCCACTCTTAGATCAGCACCTTGGATATCAATCAAATTTCTGACTTTGCGTGGCCTCTCCTCCAAACGAATCAGCGTGGCTTTGGTGGTTTTGATTTTGGTTTCTACCAGCTTCTGCTGAGCTTGGGCTAGTGCTGCATCATGTTTTTGGCCCGCCGTTCCTGCGGTTGCCGAGGCTCGGTTGGCAAAATAACGTTTCGCCGCTTTGCTCATACTGTTGTCGAAAGCTTGTAATCTGCCCTCTCGTTGCGATCGCGCTGCTCGTTGCTGTTCTTTGAGCGCTGCTTCTCTGGCCCGTTTTAGTTCTTTTTTAGCTACCTCATGGGAGCGATCGGCATTCTCTTGGGCGATCGCTTTTTGCGCTTTGTAGAACGAGAAGTTACCCCCGTAAACCTGAATGCCTGTCGATGTTAGCTCCCAAGTGATGTTCGCGACCTGATCTAAGAAGAAAGGTTTATGCGAGACAATCACAAAAGCGCCAGAAAACTCGTGGAGAAACCGTTTGAGAATCTCCAGCGCTTCTAGATCCATGTGATTAGTTGGCTCATCCAGTAACAAGATGCGTGGCTCTTGCACCAAACCAACCGCTAGAAATAGCTTGGTCAGCTCACCCCCGCTCAAATTGGCAACTGGGAGGGAGAGATCTACTACCGTTGCTAATTTGGTCTCTAAGATGTCAGCGATCGCCCACCAGTCATCAGCGATCGAGCTGAGCCATTCCAACACAGTCTGCTGTTTTTGCTCTATGGGTAATGTGCTAATTTGTGGCAAATAGTAGATGCTGTCTTTTTGACTAACAAAGCCAGAAGTAGGCTGTAGCTGGCCTACCAACAACTGTAACAAAGTCGATTTACCAACACCATTCGGGCCAACAAGCGCAATCCGATCGCCCACTTGAATGCTAACGTCAATCCCCTGAAATAAAGTTCTATCTGCCGTTAAGTTGTAACTAAGATTTTCTGCCCGCAAGAGAACTCTCGATTCCATACCAAAACCTCAACTTGGATAAAGCGATCGCCAATATTCCAAGTGAGATTCTTCATGGCTCTGTTCTCCAATCTATCTACGCAACAACTAACTGTAGTCGGTCAATCTCGAACTACAATTGCCTTCCAACCGATTCCGGATGCCCAGTCTTCCAGCGCTCCCATACTACAAAATTCTAATAAAAATGCCACTATTTTGGGGTGTTTAAAGCCGTTGTGGCTGCTACAACTTGGAGAAACTGCTCATGATGATGTCTCCAATTTATAAAGTGCTCCGACAACGATCTTCCAACCATCGCTTTCCTGCCGCATTGTGTAAGCTAACCCGAAGCGCTCTAGCTCTGTTCGATCTTGCTTAAAGCGAATCACAATGCCACTCACGATAGCAAGGCGATCGCTCAACTGCTGAATACTGAGAGATTCAGTTTCACTGTAGGCATACCCCCGAAATTTGGTTTATGAATAAGGGATAGACAGGACGAAGCATACAGACTAAATCAATCACTAGCTCTGTAGGAAATTGATGATTGCCGCTGCTGTAACCTCCGGATGACTGAAGCAGAAGGCATGACCTGCGTCTGCAAGCACTTCTAACTTGGCAGCAGGGATATTCTGAGCCAAAAACTCACTGTTTTGTGGTGGAATAATGCGATCGCCATCTCCTGTAATTACCAACGTTGGAGCCGTAATTTTATCTAACAAGTCACAGGTATCATGGGTGCTCATCGCTTGATACTGGCGGATCAGCGCTTCTCCTTGGCTGTGGTAGGGTGCAGTGGTTTGAAAAAATTCAATTAAACGGCTTTGATTCGTTTGCAAAAACTCTAACGGAAAAAGCTGCTCTAAAATGCTGCCATTCCCAAGTCCCGCAGGAGGATTAAACTGGCTACAAGTGCCGCCTGCCATCGTGCAGCCTAAAACCAATTTGTTGAGTTGGTCAGCATGATTGAGGGCAAATTGTTGAGCTACCATACCACCCATACTGATGCCGAACACATGCGCTTTCGTCTCACCCAACACTTTTAATAAACCTGCGGCATCTCCTGCCATTTGAGCTGTGGTATAGGTTCCAGTCGCTGGGCTCGTTTCTCCCGCATCTCGGTTGTCAAACAAAATGACTTTGTAATGCTGGGCCAGTAGTTTTGGGAGTTTAGTGCCCCAATCTAACAAACTAAAGCTGAGACCCATCATCATTAAGAGTGGATCTCCTTCACCATAAATTTTGTAGTTGATATCAAGACCGTTGACATGAACTTTGGGCATATCACCTCATCGAAAAGAATCAAAAAAGGAATATGGACATCATCGCAGCACCCCGATTCTCTCCGCCATTAAAGTAGCGATCGCCTCTATCATAAATCGCGATCCTTAATGATTTCGTATTCCTCACCTAACTCTGAACGGATCAGATTTAATAGCTGACTCACCAACAAGCGTCGAGGAAATCACCAAAGGGCATAAATATTTTGTGGCGGGTGGTGGCGATGGTGGCACCATATTGGAGTTGGAAGCTTCCTACTATTACCCTTTGAATGATAATGTGGCGATCGTTCCAGCCTTCTATGCTATCTTTAACCCTAACAATTTTGACAGTAATCCCAATATTTATGTGGGCAATTTTCGGGCACAATTTAGTTTTTAATTTTCCCTGTAAAGAAGAGTATTGCTAACAGGTTGAGCGATACATCACCAAACGAGTTGGGAACTCTGAGCCTAGACTACATCGGCATGAGTCGTAAATTCTGGTCATAAAAATGCTTCGTTCCAGCAAAACTAAAGCGCTACCATTGCAGCTTGTGCTGATTGTTCCATTTGTTTTGCAAATTTTTGGGGCGGTGGGGCTCGTTGGCTATCTCTCCTTTAGGAATGGGCAGAAAGCGGTCAATGAGTTGGCGGAGCAGTTGATGGAACGCACAAGCAACACGGTTGATCAGCACTTAGATTCTTATCTGTCGGTTCCACATAAGGTGGCCCAGATTAATGCTGATGCGATTCGTATGGGATTGCTGGATGTCCGCGATCGCGAAATGCTTGGCAAGTATTTCTGGCACCAAATGCAAGCCTATGATGTCAGCTACATCGGCGTTGGGCTGACCACAGGTGAGGGGGTGGGAGCCGCTCGTTATGATGGCAAAACGGTCACGATGGATGATTGGAGTGCTAAACCTCCCAATAACTGGACTAGCTATGCATTAGATAGTCAGGGCGATCGCACTCATGTGCTAGAAACTTTGGATTGGAGCAACTTTCAACAACCGTGGTACACAGGCCCAGTCAAAGCAGGTAAACCAATCTGGTCTCCGATCTATGTGATTAACTATCCCAATGAGGTTTATATTGCCACCTCAGCGGGTCGTCCCATCTACAATGCGAATAATCAATTGCTGGGCATGGTCAGCATTGATGTTTCTCTCCTAAAGCTCAGTAATTTCTTGCGGAGTTTAGAAGTCAGTCGAACGGGCCAAGTTTTCATTTTGGAGCAAGACGGAACCTTAATTGCTAACTCTGGGGAAGCACAACCTTTCACGTTGGTTAAAGGAGAGATTCAGCGGCTAAAAGCGATCGATAGCTCCGATCCGGTCGTACAACAAGTGGCCCAACAAATCCAAAAACGCTTTAACAACTCCTCCAAAATCAAGGCCACTCAGGAATTACAGCTTGATCTACAGGGAGAGTCGCATCATGTCCACATTACTCCCTGGCGCGATGAATATGGCTTGGATTGGCTAGTTGTGATGAGCGTGCCAGATAGCGCCTTCATGGGCCAAATTAATGCTAATACTCGCAGCACCATTTGGCTTTGTTTAGGAGCTTTGGGCGTTGCTTCTGTATTGGGCCTTTTTACTTCCCGCTGGATCATTCGCCCGATTCTGCGGCTAAATCGAGCCAGTGAAGCAATGGCATCTGGGGACTTAGATCAGCGGGTAGAAGATAGCGGCATTGGAGAATTCAACATCCTTGCTACTTCCTTTAACCACATGGCAGGGCAGCTACGCGAGTCATTTGCAGCTCTGGAACAAAGCAATGAAGAACTGGAAGACCGAGTAGAACGACGTACAATTGAACTCAAAAATGTCTTAGGGGAGTTGCAACGCACTCAAGCTCAAGTCCTTCAGAGCGAGAAAATGTCTAGCTTGGGCCAGCTGGTTGCTGGGGTCGCCCATGAGATTAATAATCCAGTTAATTTTATTCATGGCAATCTCACTTATGTACAGGAATACACTCAAAGTTTGCTAGCGCTAATGCAGCTGTATCAACAGCACTATTCCAAGCCTATTTCTGAGATTCAGACTATGGCTGAAGAGATCGATCTGGAGTTTTTACAAACAGACTTACCCAAGATGTTGTCTTCCATGAGAGTAGGCACCGATCGCATTCGTCAGATTGTGTTGTCCCTGCGAAACTTCTCCCGTATGGATGAATCAGAGATCAAGCCTGTGAATATCCATGAAGGTCTTGATAGTACGCTGATGATTTTGCAGCATCGCCTCAAAGCTCACCCAGACAGAGCAGAAATTGAGGTGGTTAAAGAGTACAGCGATCTCCCCCTAGTAGAATGCTATGCGGGCCAACTGAATCAAGTGTTCATGAACATTCTCACTAATGCGATCGACGCAATGGAAGAGAATAATGCCAACAGAATGTCTCAAGGGATGCAGGTCAAACCTAGCCAGATTACAATTCGCACCGCTGTTATTGATGATCAATGGGTGCAAATTGCGATCGCAGACAATGGCCCTGGTGTTCCGCTAGCGATTCAGCAACGCATTTTCGATCCCTTCTTTACCACAAAAGCAATTGGTAAAGGAACAGGCATGGGCATGTCAATCAGCTACCAAATTATTACTGAAAAACATAACGGTCAATTAGGTTGTTTCTCAATCCTAGGAGAGAAAACTGAGTTTACCATTCAGATCCCAATTTGGCAGCAAAGCCAGTCGGTAGCACTAGTGGGAGCGGAGAAAGAGGGATGAGGGATGAGGGATGAGGGATGAGGGATGAGGGGTGAGGGATGAGGGGTGAATAGGGTAAACAATAGCCAATAGCCAGACTCCTAACCCAGACTCGAAACACTACACTCAGCTTCGTTTGGAGGAGGTCTGGAGGACGCAACCGTCCTTCAGCGGGGGTTTGGGGGCGAGTGCCCCCAAGGGTTCGGATTTAGGCAAGCGATCGCTCATGCAGATGACCTGACTGGGCGATTCCGATGGATTGGAAAAAACATAAGCTGATTGACTAGGGGCGAGGAGGTTACTAACCTGTAGCTCACTCTGGACTCAATAAACATCAGCAATCCCCAGTACTGCCGTGGTTGAAGCGTTTAATACTGTTTTCACTCAACTCCTATTTTTTGTCGGCTCTACTGTATCCTTTTCTTTGGTTGGATTACTCCTTTTTATGGGGCCTGCTTTGGGGGCGATCGCCGTTCGCCGCTCTCTGTCACTGCGTTGGCATTTGCTTCTGTTGGGCATTTGCATCTTCTATGGGGCTGTACCACTCCTCATGGGCTGGGGAGGATTGGCTCTGGCTGAATGCTTTAGCTGTGATGTGGACATCACGATTTACAAGTGCGCGGAAAATCCCCAACTAAGTGATTTGATCACGGCTATGACTTTTGCCCCCTGGGGTCTAATGATTACAATTCCATCCAGTGCATTGGGTGTCATAGGACTTGTGATCTCTTTAGTGCTCAAAGTGGTCAGCTCAAGTCAAGGAAGGCAAGCATCCCCAAGCCCAACTGCTGTCTTTTATCGTAGCCATCGTCATAAGGTGATTGCGGGAGTCTGTACAGCGATCGCTCAACTTTGGCACCTACCACTTCTAGGGGTCAGAATTGCTACAGTCGCTTTAGCAGTCATCATGCCGATATTGGCCCTACCGTTGTACTTCTGGTTGTGGTTGGCATTTCCGCTGGAACCCCAACTTTCATAGTTGGTCAGGAGTCGGAAGGCTATGGCGATCGTCTCCAACGCCATAACGCTACAGCACCTAAGATGCCCAAAGCTGTCCCTATGACTAAACTCAGGGGGCCTAAAAGTATCAATGATAAATCTGCTTGCGATCGCTGCGGATAACCGCCAATTCCCAAGAGCGCCAGTACTGCTACAACTGCACCTACCATCGACCCCAGCACAATCCAGCGAAACACAGAGGGAGAGCGAGTGCGGGTCACTACAGCAACTCCAATGATTCCCACAACTAAGCCTAGCACTGCCCCGAAAATGGCTCCAAAGGCGATTGCATTCTGAAGCTGTCCGTAGTTGAGTACGAGTTGGGCTACGGCGACCCAAATAAGCGTATCAAGGAGGCTCCAAGATAGGAGGGCGATTGCAATCATTTGGTACTGCTCTGTCATGTTCCTCCTTAATACTTGCTCATAGAATGGTTCTATCTATCGTCAAAAGTGCGATCGCAACTTAGGCACATACTTTTTTGACCACAGGTAGTTCGCTCACTGTTTTCCACCAGGTCTGGAGTTTGGGAGCTTGAGCCGTAATCGCATCAAACTCTGGAGTTTGCGAAAAATAGATAAAGATTGGAATCAAAAAGAAATCAGCAATACTAATCTCGCTGCCTAAGAGATAGGGACTGCCAACCGTTAGTGACTCAATTGCTCCTAAGGCTGTTTTGGCAGGGGCGATCGCAGCTTGAATTTTGCTCTCGTCTGGTTGGCCACCTTGAGTAGGCACAATGAGGCGTTGGATCACGATTGTACCAATCACAGCGGCATAAAGATAGCTATATGAATGAAGCCAAATGTGGCTGATCGAGTGGAGACAGCTAACACGCTGACGCTGTGAATAGAAGCCAAGACAACTATTGCACTGAATAATGCAACAATGCTGCTAAATGTCATACTGCGCTTTATTCATCACAAGCTCGCCCATTAGAATAGACCAATTTCCCTATCAAGGCGAGCAAGTATTGATACATCTTTTCCAAAGGCTCTCTAAGATTCAGTCACCGCATCTGGCTTATCGGGCTTGTTAAACACCTCACGCGATAAACGATGGACAAGGCTGGAAGAAACGTAGAGTAACGTGAATCCAATCAGAGGATGGAGTACCTCCAGGTGCAGAGGAGTGTGGAGATGAATGCTGCAAAACTGGAGTCCAAGTAGCATAGGTAGGCTGGCTACGAGCGATCGAATTCTGTTTGAGAAAGGAACAAGCAGCGACCCTCCTAGCAATATTAACGACAGCCCACTGTACCCCCGCACTAACCAAACATGAACATCCCACCAGGCAGGATTGTTGAAGTAGGCAACCCCAACCGTTAATAATTGAGCAATCAAGCAGAGATTAAAGATGATTGAAATTGTATATAAGCCAATCCGCATCCAATAGGTAGAAGTGCGATCGCTACTGGGCGCAGCTCCGAGAGAACCGCAATCAATTTCCGAGTTTATGGTCATGTCAAACTGCCTGTTTTACTGTCATAACGCTTGCAATAAAATCTATTCCTATACTAGGAATGGCAACCCACTGCGCCCAGTCCTCGATCGAGTACTCTTTGAGGTACAACGATGATTTCCTTGCAGCTTTTGTTTGAAGAAATTCACCAGCTAGAAGATGAAGATGACTTGCGATCGCACCTTGCACCAAAAATTGGTGAGTATTTTGCAGCCAAGCGATCAGGGATATTCTTCTTCGACCAGCTTTTAGCCGTTGGCGCAGCCTCTCCTTTGAAGAATCGCAATCTTCAAAAAGTCCTGAACATTGCTTTATCCCTCGAACATAATCCCGTGGCGCGTTATGTGGCGGAGCGTCATACGCCTGTCCATGAAGGAGTGGTGACATCACCCAAGGCATGGGCAATCATTTGTCCTCGTCCTGATCATTGGCATGTTATGGCAGGGCCACTCATTGATCGGGGTCAATTAGTAGGTTCAGTGGGCTGTACCCGTGATAAATCAATGCCTGCCTTTAATCACCAAGATTTAGCTGATTTAAGTGCCGTTTGTTTACACTTATCCGTTTGGACAGCCACTGTACGATGCGCGCAAAACCTAGCTTTGGAGCCCCAGTGTCAACCCCTTAGCCGCGATCGCCTGACCCCTCGTGAATTGCAAATTGCCGAATTAGTGGCTTTAGGGCGAACCAATGCAGAAATTGGCCATCAACTTTGGATTACAGAAAATTCTGTGAAGCAAGCCTTAAAGCGCATGTTTCGTAAGCTTGAGGTCTCATCCCGTGCAGAAATGGTTGCACAGCTTCTAGACACAAGGCTTCGTTCATCCCATCTAGTCTGACTGTGGTCTGTTTTCTTTCAATGGTAATTGGACAGCCAGCGCTTACGAGATCATGGCGGCTGATTGTAGGGTGCAGAACCCAAGTTTCACGGGCAATTCCACGCCCAGGAAGGCGAAAGGAACTAGAGCGACAGGTCTAATTGTGCTAGGCGAAAGCGATGCTATCGACATTACAGCACAGCAATATATCCCGATGCTCCGGCGTGGCCCACGGATGCATAGAGAAAAGCTACAACTGCGATCGCGTCGGTGAGTAAAGCGAGTTCTTGCAATGGCATCGTTCCTCTTTACTTAACATCGCCCTGATTAAAGCAAAAGCCCCATCAAAAATTAGGTATCTTGCTGGATGGTCGTGAGAATGCTTTTTCAATCTTTGTCATTAGTGAAAAGGGGAAGCCGGGGTCTTGATACAAATGTGAGGGAATTTTTTCTTTGATTTCCTCATGAAACTGGGGTAATTCGCTCCAATGTCGCCCACATTGAAGGTGGTGAGCGGTATGGTATCCCAAATTGCACGTAAAAAAGTTGTACCAACGATCTGTGATGTTATAAGTTGCTTGATAAGGATCTGCTTGATCCAGTCCAGCATGATGGTGATAGGTGACGTGAGCGGTCAGGAATAACAGCACGATCATCGGAATGATGAAAATGATTAAAGTATTGGCCCAATTAATCCAAGCCAGTAACCCCAACACGACTGCCGTCAGAAGAATGTTCTGAATCAGCTTGTTTCGGGATTTTGGGTAGCGTTTCCCTACGTTCAATGCGATCGGGTAGGCCAGAATTCCTACTCTAAAGGTGTATTCCAGATGGGACATTAATTTCCCATTGGCGTTTTTCCAGGCAGATTCATCTTTGGTTTGGTCTAAATAGTTAAGATGGTGGCCGAGCGTATGGTGCAGAACCCAGGTTTCTCCGACAATTCCCGTATGCAACCCCATAATGAGTTCGATCAGACGGTTGGCCCAGGAGACACTAAAGAATTTGCAATGTTGATGGTGATGGTTCCAGCTACAGATCCATCCTTTGAGAGGGAGACTGGCGATCGCCCAAACAATAGGGATTAATATAGTAGGACTGAATAGAAAAATGACCAAATCAGCCGCTAAAACCAACAAGATGAACGCGATTAGGTAGTAATCGACTTTTTTTCTGGCACGCATTCTTATGTAAGTAGGCGAACATGGCTTAGCGACAAAAATTACTTTGTTAGAAGCCTGTTCAATTGTACAGTTATGTGTCCTTTTTCTGCCTGCATATTCCTAAAAAATGGTTGGGCGATCGCCCTAGAACCTGCCTCACTGTTTTGATGCCTAACTCTCCTGTTTGGCCGCGATAGGCACACCTGAAACGAAGAGTTTTCTATAGCTCATGCGGGCACTCTAGGTGAGCTAGTTTGACAAACGGGAGAACCTCTATGAAGCTAATTCATGTTCATGGGTTTGCAGAACTTGAGCCAGAATCGCTTATCACCAATCAATACCGGAAATTTGCCAAGAAACTTCAGTGGAATTTAGAGATTCAAGAGTTTAAGTGGAACACCTTAGAAGGAAATCCAACCAAGCTAGTTGCCAATTTCCATG
It encodes the following:
- a CDS encoding alpha/beta hydrolase, coding for MPKVHVNGLDINYKIYGEGDPLLMMMGLSFSLLDWGTKLPKLLAQHYKVILFDNRDAGETSPATGTYTTAQMAGDAAGLLKVLGETKAHVFGISMGGMVAQQFALNHADQLNKLVLGCTMAGGTCSQFNPPAGLGNGSILEQLFPLEFLQTNQSRLIEFFQTTAPYHSQGEALIRQYQAMSTHDTCDLLDKITAPTLVITGDGDRIIPPQNSEFLAQNIPAAKLEVLADAGHAFCFSHPEVTAAAIINFLQS
- a CDS encoding carbohydrate porin — protein: MPHLTLNGSDLIADSPTSVEEITKGHKYFVAGGGDGGTILELEASYYYPLNDNVAIVPAFYAIFNPNNFDSNPNIYVGNFRAQFSF
- a CDS encoding RNA 2'-phosphotransferase — protein: MNRDRLVKVSKYLSKHLRHQPERLNLALGAGGWVAVDELLTACAQHQFPISREELEAVVATSDKKRFSFDSTGELIRANQGHSVEVDLQLEPQLPPDILYHGTGDRAVEMILQSGLHKMSRHHVHLSQDVETARKVGARHGRPVVFAIDAAAIHQAGYLFFCAENGVWLVDHIPSEYLTIL
- a CDS encoding ATP-grasp domain-containing protein, encoding MQFIFCADPFDIRQPDCDYVTECEAVKSLGFQPALIDFEALVNEQNPGKAVRKVPVQPTEQMGLYRGWMLTPTQYQQLFEALAQRGVRLLNDATAYKHCHYLPESYSIIAPCTPKSVWLTLNGELDMDIVMSLLRDFGDRPLILKDFVKSRKHEWHEACYIPQASDKTVVERVVRRFLQLQETGLNEGLVFREFVDFEPLTTHSKSGMPLTQEFRLFFLDAEPVYVNKYWDEGNYAEICPPMTQFCEVAQAVQSRFFTMDVAKRLNGDWMIVELGDGQVAGLPDSADIAAFYQALSAFLT
- a CDS encoding GNAT family N-acetyltransferase; translation: MQLQRFQDAKQFYEHSKDYLISYEADHSLLFAITNTLVHHPKRYPFPLYLATVEVDDQVVAVAMRTPPRKLVLSKMADLQAAELIAQDIYQHQKSLPGVLSLVAEAQAFASAWEALTQQPYKVSLNLRVHQLQIVQPVAQASGYLRQATESDRDLLVQWNHDFQMEVFRTLEEDPEKMTERQIQRGVAYLWQDQAPVSLACGRPSTPHGATIGPVYTPPEHRGKGYATACVAALSQQLLEQGYHSCFLFTDLANPTSNHIYQMIGYQPVTDWRDYSFDDLA
- a CDS encoding HAMP domain-containing protein, with the translated sequence MLRSSKTKALPLQLVLIVPFVLQIFGAVGLVGYLSFRNGQKAVNELAEQLMERTSNTVDQHLDSYLSVPHKVAQINADAIRMGLLDVRDREMLGKYFWHQMQAYDVSYIGVGLTTGEGVGAARYDGKTVTMDDWSAKPPNNWTSYALDSQGDRTHVLETLDWSNFQQPWYTGPVKAGKPIWSPIYVINYPNEVYIATSAGRPIYNANNQLLGMVSIDVSLLKLSNFLRSLEVSRTGQVFILEQDGTLIANSGEAQPFTLVKGEIQRLKAIDSSDPVVQQVAQQIQKRFNNSSKIKATQELQLDLQGESHHVHITPWRDEYGLDWLVVMSVPDSAFMGQINANTRSTIWLCLGALGVASVLGLFTSRWIIRPILRLNRASEAMASGDLDQRVEDSGIGEFNILATSFNHMAGQLRESFAALEQSNEELEDRVERRTIELKNVLGELQRTQAQVLQSEKMSSLGQLVAGVAHEINNPVNFIHGNLTYVQEYTQSLLALMQLYQQHYSKPISEIQTMAEEIDLEFLQTDLPKMLSSMRVGTDRIRQIVLSLRNFSRMDESEIKPVNIHEGLDSTLMILQHRLKAHPDRAEIEVVKEYSDLPLVECYAGQLNQVFMNILTNAIDAMEENNANRMSQGMQVKPSQITIRTAVIDDQWVQIAIADNGPGVPLAIQQRIFDPFFTTKAIGKGTGMGMSISYQIITEKHNGQLGCFSILGEKTEFTIQIPIWQQSQSVALVGAEKEG
- a CDS encoding ATP-binding cassette domain-containing protein, with product MESRVLLRAENLSYNLTADRTLFQGIDVSIQVGDRIALVGPNGVGKSTLLQLLVGQLQPTSGFVSQKDSIYYLPQISTLPIEQKQQTVLEWLSSIADDWWAIADILETKLATVVDLSLPVANLSGGELTKLFLAVGLVQEPRILLLDEPTNHMDLEALEILKRFLHEFSGAFVIVSHKPFFLDQVANITWELTSTGIQVYGGNFSFYKAQKAIAQENADRSHEVAKKELKRAREAALKEQQRAARSQREGRLQAFDNSMSKAAKRYFANRASATAGTAGQKHDAALAQAQQKLVETKIKTTKATLIRLEERPRKVRNLIDIQGADLRVGDRTLIKNIQLHVKTGDRVTILGANGSGKSSLVKAILGLAGTEAVLEAGEVRLAPDLRVVYLDQTYGVVDRQKTVLENMQAANPQLSYQLLRQQLGHFLFFNETVYQSAAGLSGGELARLAIAMISISAVDLLILDEPTNNLDTVTVEPMITALNQYQGALWVISHDLDFLSQIGITKALRLNNQALQPTTYLPGDPTNFYRELLA